A segment of the Stegostoma tigrinum isolate sSteTig4 chromosome 27, sSteTig4.hap1, whole genome shotgun sequence genome:
TCCGCATTACGGTAAATCAACCCAAACTTGTCTTTTATTTTCCCGCGTTGCTGATCTATTAATTTGGGAGAACGGTTCCGTTTAAAGACAGGTGACAAGCCGCAATGTGATTCAAGAGTGATGGCTCAAGTCAACAGTTATCGCAGGTgctaattgtaatttttttttgtttggctgGCGAGTTTTTCTAACCTTTGAAGTGCTCTCCACTACCTTCCATGGCCTGGGGCCCGCCTTGCTGTGATTTATTGGCGCCTTCTCCCACCAGTACGTCAATGAACAGAGTTCAAAGGAGTGAGGAAGGTTTGGAGTATTAGACAAATTGGCTGTTGCTAATTGTACTTACGGAGAAATCTTATGTTTTTAGCTAATCAGATAAAAGCTTTATAAACCGTTAAATCAGAACTGATTAGATAAAACGAGAATTTGTCAAATATAAATGAAATATATTATTCGGAATACTGTACATGACTGCTCTTCAGGATCTTCAAAAAACTTGGATTTGTTCCAATATTTCAATAATACAAACACAAAATATTCAAACTGTGAGTAACGATAAAGAATAGAGTTGCGGTTCCTTTGCATTCTCCAGTTTAGCCAGAAAGTAAATGGCTCCGGTATTGTACTTATTTTAAAAGGGGTCAGATTTGAAACCACTGGCATTTGTAGAATGCAGTCTCAaaaatctcttttttttatttggaaGTTTAACTTCTTATAGCTGGCTCGGTCCAAGTGCAGAGAGTTTGAGTCATACCAACTTGAGGATATACATGTGGGCTGTCTTTAAGAAACGTTTGCAAATTTGCAcgaatcttttttttaaattccacgTTACTTAATTTAGATTTAATAATAGGCTCTGatccaagtgcagggaaatgggattagtttggtgtttgttggctAGTACCGGCATggtgggcggaagggcctgtttctgtgactCTAGAATAACTCAGATCCTGACCATTTCAAAAACACAGAAACTTGTTTTCACGATGGACAAACGAGTTCATAAAGTTATAGCCGCGTCGTGAACTTTTTTCGGGATTAAGAATGGACCCTGCACAACAGCAGCAAACCACTTCTGCTAAACGCGAAACGATCGGGACGACTCCTAATCAGAATTGGAAAGCAAATCCAAGTGAGTTTTCGATGCTCCAAAAGTTGAGAAAATAACCAATAATACCAGAAGTTAAATCAAATGAGAAAGCGGATTTAGCAGCAATTTTAcacaaatgagaaacaaaaacagaatttgcgaGAAAAGCTCAggacatctgaggagagaaatcagagttaatattttgcgTCCAGCGTCCCTTCCTCGGAATTGACGGTAGCTAGGAAAATTTACAAGatagggtgtggggagggtgtaaAAAGTgaacgataggtggggatagagcacaTAGAgacagaacagttggacagagaaagtggtggatattgATCAGGCCTTTGATCCAGGAAGAAccgagagccctgagaccatccagGTGGGGGACCAATGTGTAGAGGGATTGCACGAccatggtaaagaggagacaGCTGGAGCCTACAAACTGGAAAGTCCAAAATTGGCGTAAAGTTTTGGAGAAATCTTGGATGTACGTAGGCAAGGACTGGGCCAGGGGAGAAAACACCcaatcaaggtaggaagagatgagttctgtgtggcaggagcaggttgaaacaatggatctgcccaggcagtcctgtttgtggatttttggaaggagatagaagtgagctgtgtgggCCTGGGGATCTATCAGCTTGAAAGCAGTTGcagggagatcaccagatgaggTCAGTTACGATAGTTGATACAACGGTCTGATGTGCCATGGTgagtcatggtccaggggaagacaGGAGGATGTATCTGAGGGCTGGTGCTCAGCacctgcaatgtagaggtcagtacaccagactacaacagacccttatcggcaggcttaataacaaggTCAGGGTTCGATCTAAGcacacagagtgcagtcagttcagagggggACTGATTGATTGGGTAAAAgggacagagaaattgaggtgaccaatgTCACATTAACAGTTCTCAGTAAACACATATAGGACAGGTCAGAGGGAGGGGTCTAGGTGGAGGGAGAATTTTGGAGCTGCATGACTGGGtgtgtgggacagggagagaactCTTGTCTAGAGGAGTGAGCATGGAGGCAAAGATGATGGAAGAGTTTGATGTCATGTCATGCCTAAAATTCATTTaggtggggatgcagagggataaaactaTGACCGTTGCTGAATACAGAACAttttcccagttcctctgtctctgtcaatgaggccaacttcaacaagggaacctctgaaatgtccaccttcttcgtcaaccgaggattccccacgACCATTACTGACTGGGCTCTCAAACAGATCCGACCCGTCTgccgcacttccgccctcaccccccctctTCCATTCCACAGCAGCGATAGAGTTCCTTTGTCCTtacctgccatcccaccagcatccacagccAGAAAATCATTAGCCagtatttctgccacctccagcaaggtgccaccaccagacacatattctctttccctctcttgtccacctactgcagggaccattccctccgggataccctggtccattcctccttcactcccatgACACCACCACAGTCCcatggcatcttcccctgcatttgcccatttacctcctcctcccccccccccccccccactatccaagggccaaacataccttccagttgAAGCAGCCCTTTACCTGCACTTTCCGCAATCTGGTTTACTGCATTTggtgctcacaatgtggtctcctctccattgggaaaacaaagcatagactgggtgaccatttcagagaacacctatgttctgcttacaaaaatgaccctgagcttccagttgcctgccactttaacacaccctgtttcctggccaacatcgcTGTCTCAGGCCGCCTGTAGtgctccagtgaaactcagcacATTCTACAagaacaacagagataatgggaactgcagatgctggagaattccaagataataaaatgtgaggctggatgaacacagcaggccaagcagcatctcaggagcacaaaagctgacgttgatgaaaggtctaggcacaaaaggtcagcttttgtgctcctgagatgctgcttggcctgctgtgttcatccagcctcacattttattatctacaagaacaacacctcattttcctggagccctccagattcaatatttagttcaataattttacgggCAGAACTCTCCAATGTTCTagccccttaccccacacaccaggccttgttatcacatagcctgccattacacactaccaattgttggtcactaacagtctccattagcagctattccccctcctagccagatcattatccactcctttgtctgtccaactattcttctctctctttgggctctatccacaCTGATCATTTACTCCTTACGCCCTCCTCCCATCGTATCTTCCGCATATAAACTACATTTTCTTAGCTGCCAACAGTTCTTTGGAAGGGttaccggactcaaaacattaactctgatttctcttcacaaatcctgccagacctactgagcttttcccgcaacttttgtttttgtttctgatttacagcattcacagttattTCATTTTTCATAAAAATGATGTCTGCAGGGCAAAATTTTCACTCTTTTTCTGAATCAGTGACTATTTTTGCTCTAAAATTTCAGCATGGGATGAGTTATATCAATTCTGGATTGAATAGGGCAGTAGTAACATACCGGTCTGGAAAAATTGGTAATGCAGTGCCAATTTATCCTGTGTGATATATGTCTAATAAACAGGCCCCAATTTGGTTGACAGGTGATCTCCTCCTTATATTTGGGAAGTCTGTGCTGAAAGAGGAGGCAATTATTTCTTAGTTTCACTTTTTTGCCTTCCTCAACAGTTTAAATTAGGGCTACTGGCTTTACCCCAATTCTGCTCCAACCTAAATAAACATTAGCAGTTACACACTTCATGTATAATTTATGATCAATTCTATGCAGGACAGATGTATGCAAAAGTTGATCTCCCTTGGTGCTTGACCAACAACAAAGTTATGTTTTTTTTTAGTAAAAAGGGTGTATGGTGGCTACAGAATAAGATTCGTTCATGGGTTATAATGGCACTGAAGAAGGTGAGGTTGAAAAGTGCAGCATTTGCAATGAGATGCAAAGCACTCCCATTTTAGAGTCTATTCTGGaaaatatttgaatttaatgTAATTTATGATTAAATAGTAGAAATATGATAAACTTGGGAACCAGGAGAGTAGACCTGTTTGGGGAATGCAGGAGTTTCTCTGTAATTCTGAGGTGAGGGATCAGTGATCTGGTAGTCTTGTGGTGCACTGGGTACCATCACTGTTTCTGAACCAACAGATCTAGTTTCAAATACCCACCCAGGATTTAGTAACTGAGGAAAGCATCTTTATAAAGAGAAATGAGTTGGGTGCCCATTTATAAACCCTTCCAAGGACACAGATAGTGAGAATAGGAGAGATTTTTACTCAACTGTTCTTCTAGATCACAAAGTGCTTGTAACAGAACTTGGACATTCCACCTTAACGTAGCAGAGATAGTCTCCACAAGGTTACATGAGTAAAAGATCTGGGCTCAATGAAATAATTCAAGAACATGGGTTACATTGTCATGTTAATTCTTGAAGAGCCAGGAGGGTAATTTGTTTCTCTCTGTTTTAATTAGCTTGTATAATAAGAAAGTATGTGGCTCTCATAACATATCAAATACAATGCATGCAATTCCAATAAAAATGCTCAGAATTTTGAAAATACGAGTTAACAAAAAGGCAAAATGTGTGAGAACCTTACAGAAAATGAACACAGTTTATAAAGATTTATGTACCTACtaataatttaaaatgaaaatataagCTCACAAGTGCAGGAAAGGATGATGGAAGCAGGTTTGGCAGTAACATTCAAAAGAGAacaggataaatatttgaagggacAAAGATTCAGAGCTATAAGGGGGTTAACTGGATTTGTACTCAAAGGCACCTTTCTGTGATTGATCATTCAACAGTTTCATGAGAACTTGAACAATACGTATCCCACACTAAAACAAGTGTCACCTCTAGTGACAAGATTTTCCTGTAGTAGACGAAATTCCAGTGTTTAAAGCACATATCTGTATTTTTGCCAAGAATAAAGCAGGAACACCTCAATGTTCTGAAATTTTTATGGAATATCAGCAGGAAGCTTCATATACCATTCCTCCCACCTGCAGAACAGTTTCCTGTTGTTGTCTCCTGGAAGCGCTTGAAcattttttgaatgttttctaaaCTATTATTTGTTGACTAATGGGCTGTGAGAATGAGGGTTAGACTATGGGAAGTATATTATTTGCTTGATGTCAATCTAATTTGTTTGCTCCCTGTTATCTGAAGCTTAAACAATCCCCAAGATCCATGCCTGGCAGTTGTTACTGAATCAAGGTTGGCATCTGTTTAAGTTTTTACAGTTAGGCAGCAGCCAAAATTATTGCCAGAATCCAACTGCCACTCTCCCAGCCAAGAAAGTGCCTGTGTATAAATATTAATGTGCATGTGCTAAGGTCCTCTTCCTGGGTTAAATACAAATATTTGTGTAGCACAGAGAGGAACATTACACTCTCTCAACACTTAAATTCACTCACAATACTcttaaaagagaaacaaaattcagTCAGAATTCCTATCCTTGGAATTTACCCAAAGCAATGAAGTCAACACAAGACTGCACTAGGAGCAACCCTGACAGCCAGGGCTAATGATTGAGTGTTAGTTCAACCCGTTACTTCCTATTCAGGGCACAGGCTGCCCACTTCCAAAAGGTCCTTGTGTGGGGCTAACTCCTCTTCAGCAGCATATAAAACGCTGTCAAAGGTGCTTGTAAATGTGACATGAAAGTCTAAAACAGCCTTCACTAACTGATGGCAGAGAATGTTGCGCATCACCAGGATGAGCAGTTGCTATAACAACTTGGCCATGGACACCAACACCAAAAAGAACAGCCCACAACAGAAAATAAGCAATGTCCtttaagggaggaaatctgcctccTGCCCTGAtctggcttgcatgtgactccagacctacagcaatgtccATTGACACTGATCTGCCTTCTGAAACTGCCAAGCCAATCAGCTCATACAGCAATgagtgatgggcaacaaatgctggtcttgtcaacATCTGGTCTCTCACAGTACTCAGTTAATAAGCAGCCCTTGTCTCAGACCGTGCCTATCAAGAATTGGCCTCTTTATAAACATGTGCCATATGAAGATAactctttttaaaattctatcaTGGGATTTGGGATTTTcgggctgagccagcatttatcacaCACACTACCTGCCCTTGagacggtggtggtgagctgccttcttgaactgctgcagaccatttgctgtaggtagatccagaatgctgttagggagggcattccaggattttgactcaacaataACTAAtgtacagcaatatatttccaagtttgggtggcgagtggcttggaggggaagttagAGGTAGTAGTATCCCCATCTATCTGCTCTCTTGTCCATCTAGGTGATAGTGGTCAAGGGTTTCTTAGGTGCActctaaggagccttggtaaatttttgcggtgcattttatagatagtacacactgcatcagtggcagaggaagtggatacttgtggattagtaccaatcaagtaggctgctttgtcttggatatcgtcaaaccaggcaagtgggggataTTCCATCAACTCTTcacttgtttgtttcagatttccagcatccacagtattttgccagTAACCCTGTATTAACTGTGGAATAGGCTTCAGGCTGCCTCTACATTCATAGCATCCCAAATTCAAGTTATCTATTTTATCAAAACTAGCTTGATGGCAACAAAATCAATGACCTCTACTTTGGCTTCTAACAGCAAATTGTTTGATCTATTAACAACCAAATCAAGGTGCATGACAAATAGAGCTGTGCCCTGACAGGACTGAATACTTTGAGACAAGTTCATCGGTTAACTGCATTTGAGTACCTCAATCTACTCAAACTTTGTAATAAGTCAGTAGTAGCCACATGTGGATAATGGAGATAAATATGAATGAACTGCTTTCAACTTCCTCATCTTTAGTGTCAATGCATTGCCCTTATTGGGGTCTGCAGGTAAATTGATTAATTGGCAGCGCGAGTTATTCGTGGTGGTGAATAACAGAGGAAAAGTAACATGAATGATTTGAGAAAGAGGAACTACTTTCAAGTCTTACTGGTATATCTTTCCTGCCTTAGATTAGTTGCAGTGGACATGTTAGCATCTGCTGATTTAAAAACATGGCATTCATCTAAAGCTGAGGAAATTTCCATTAAGAGAAACATTGTCATGCAGTCAAACAAAAGGCAAGGAGCAAGCGAGAAGTGCTTTGATCTAACACTACAACTTATATGGTTCAAAGGACAGGCCTGATCTCAAAAAACTGAAATCACGCACCGGGGGACCCACTCCACTTGGCTGGGGTGTCACATCAgagtctgttctgaagaagagacatatCAGATTCCAAACATTACATccaattctctctccacagttgctgccagacctactgaatttctccagtagtttctgtGTTAATTTCAGGTATGAATTCAAGCTGCATATTCTAACTGCAATATGGCCCTTTTCTCTCATAGACATATTCACCTCAGGTTCCTATTCAATGGCATTGTCGTAGTGCAACTTAGGAGCTTCCATAAATTGGTAGCAATAAGATACTTCCATCAATGTAGCTTTGCAGAGCTTTGAAATATTCTTCAAAGTactttccaataatttcttgAGTGTAGTGATATGGAGAGGTAGAACTGTAGAACTTCTAAGCTTCTTGTTTAAACAACAAGATTCTGAACGTATTATGAAGCAATCCAGCTTCTTTCCAATCAAGATAGCGGAAATGCCTTTGACAAGTGGGATCCGGAGAGGAGGTTCCACTGGAGGACAGGAACAGTCCAAACTGTAAGAGACAGCAAGGAAGTCAAGAAGGCatagaaattataggccagttaaggGTCAAGGGAGTTTATCAAGGTTGGgtggtatttattttaatgcaaggagtctgacaaataaggcagatgagttgaggGCACAAATTAAAATGATCTCATTGCAATCACTGAGACAGAGTAGAAAGTGGGGTGATGGAGGATTGACAGCTCAATATTCCAAGATACAAGGTCTTCtggtgagacagggtagggaccAGGGAAAAGACAAGGAAGGGGTGCCACAATATTGATCAGAGCATCGGTTACAGCAGTAAGAAGGGATAACATCTTAGCAATCTCCTCAAATGAACCCATATAGGTAGAACCTAAAAGCCAAAAAGGAGCAATCACATTACTGGGAGCGTACCCTTGGTCTCCTAACAGTAGGAGAGAAATAGACAAGCAGATATGTAAGCAACATGCTCCAATAAAAACAAAGGTTGGAACCAACAAATCCAGTGATCTTTTGATATGAAGAGATACACAGAATTCGATAAAGAGAAATGAGGAGGCATATTGCAACTACCAAGGGCTCAAAGTAGCAGAAGTCCTACAGCAGTACAGAATGTGCCAGGAGAAACTTTAAAAGAGCAAAAAGGGGGTGTGAAAGAATAATGGCAggttaaaaaaaggaaaatccAACATTCTTTCACAAGTTTACGTTAAGTTTATTGTCAATAAATTGCATTCTTGTTAAAATGTGGGTGCCTCTAATTGAGACACATCTCCATTTAGGAGATTATTTAGTCTCATTATGAACTCCTTACTTTTGCACTCTCTGCATCTGTTGTTATGTATAACATCTAGGATGCAGTTTTTATCCactctctcaacctgtcctgGACCCCTTCTATGATTTATGCAAATACAGACCCAGGTCCCTTTGCCCCTTTCTAGTTGTACCTCCTTCCATTCTTTCAACCAAAATCAATGGCTTCACACTCATCTGAATGGGTAACCACTTGTCTGGCCATTCCACCAACCCATCTCAGCCCTCTTGAAGTTTATTGCTATCCTTCTCACAGCACTTACAAGTCTTCTGTGATTTACAAATTTTGCAACTGTGTCCTGAACACCCAAGTCACTAACACAGCATGTTATAACAGAATTAAGTCAATCTCACTCAGGAGGCAGTATTGATGTAACTTGTACCAGGATCGTTGCAGGTCGCCTGTCACAGTTGTCTTTACTCGAACTGTTGGGAGGGGATTTGAAAATCCAACCTTGCAGCATCTCCAAGTCTAGCCTCTGGGCCCTCGTTGCTGTTGCAGCTGCTGGTATCAATGGGGGCCCATGCCGGAGCCGGGGCTGCTCTCACACTGAGGGGGGAATGCAATGAAAACTCAAGGAGAAAGAAGATTCTCTCATATGGGAATCAAACTGGCACCGACGCCAGTTCGTATGACGCTGAAACTAAACGTACAGGTCAATCTGTAAATGCAGCAGCTAACTATCTGCTCGCTACCAAACCCAATATACTTGCAAAGTGAACCGCAAATTCAGCGGGACTGAGTACGACACAGTTTAGTGCAGTGTAACCTCGAGTGCACTTGATTTAGAATTAATTCTCTCCGTGGTATCAGAAGGCAGTACTGTACCGCATTACAGCATTGCGTTGACTGCAGTTCTGTTTCCCTCCTGCCAAATCCCACCAGAAGCACGCGGTTATCTGGAGTTAAATTCTAATTTCAAACGGCATTAAATTCCGGTCAAAATTACAGCAAAACTACGTTGTGCGCTGCAGCCTGACAAATGTTATACCGATCCACCCTGGGTGTGTTGAGTTAGAAACAATCCCCAACGACGATTGGGATTGGATTGTAATTTGTTAGTGGAGCACTTTGAGGCAGGTACGCTCATTCAAATCATCCGCGAGTCGCTCCCAAAGTTCAGGCTGAGGTCAGCCACTAATACTATTGTCaatgtttccattttaaaaaagtcGCTGTTGTGTGACCGTCTTAGAGTAACATACTGACAGCGAGACTCTTGGTGCAGAGGCAGCATTCCCTGCACcgagagacctgggttcaagtcctgcccgTTCCAGAGGTCTgcaataatatttctgaacaggtcgGGGGAGGAAAATGAGGAGtggatggaaaagctcagcagtcaaGAGGGTACCTCGGAACCCgaagacccgctgagtttttccagcaaattctgttcttTTTAACAGCATCCGCTATTCTTTCGCAATTCTTTTTGATTGAAAAATGAAGTAAGTCCATTTAGATCAAAGTAGAGCCTTTGTCACCTCCGCGTTTCCACGCAACGGGTGGAAGTTTGCCAGGCGAGGAAGGGGATGGGGggttcttcctgtctgtccataGAAAAGAGGATAGAATGGGTTAAATGAATAATAAAGAAGTGGGGGTCGGGGGTGGAATTGAAGTAGTTTTGCTACAGAAAGGTGAGCCTTCCATCACGTGGTCTacgtggggctgtgtgtgtgtgtgttttaaaagGGGGAGAGATGGTGCTGTGGGAGGTGTTGAGCTGGAACTGCCTGGATGTTGGGAGTCAGTGTCAGTATGGATCAGCCCAGCGCCGCGTACAGGAGTAAGGCAGGAGTGGAGCCGCTGCCTTATTCTGATGGGAAGGCTCCACCAGCAGCCCAGGGACACAGGGCTGACCCCCCAGTGAAAACTTCCCGGCGCGGGCCAGAGGAGGACAGCAGGGCGAGGAGACGTTCCAGGCCGGTGCGGTCCAAAGCCCGGAGGATTGCGGCCAATGTGCGGGAGAGGAAGCGCATCCTGGACTACAACCAGGCTTTCAACGCTCTGCGCCTGAGCCTGCGTCATGACCTAAACGGCAAGCGCCTGTCCAAGATCGCCACCCTCAGGAGAGCCATCCACAAGATCTCCAGCCTTTCCCTCTTCCTGCTGTCCTCCCCAGCCCAGCGCTGGCCGTGTGACCACAGCGAGTGCCGGCGGCTGCCCCGCTTCGCCGCAGAGACTCCTCACGCTGGAGGCGAGCCCCGCCAGCTCCACTCCTCGTCTCCGCCTCACTACCCCCCAGGAGCGCCGGCGAGCCCCTTCTACTTCCAGCAGCCTCCGAGTGACGGGCCCAGGGAGCAGGGCACCGTGCCCAGCCCGCAGTGTTACTCAGCTACCGGCAGCTACCAATTTGGAGTGAAGGCAACTTGCCACCAAAATCACCTGGAAGCTCTTGTAGACTCCTCTCCGGCCCCACTGACTTGGCAATTCAATTATTTCCCAGGAACAAGTTACCAGCAGACACTCCCAATGCACTGAGCAGATGCTGATGTGGCTGTCTGTgtgcttttgatttttttaaaaaaggtatttTTTTAATTCGCTTGTAATCTCGGTGTTGAGATGTACGCCTATATTCAGGGATTGTTGGCACAGGTTCTCTTTCTCTCAACCCCCACATTCTCAGGGAAAATGGTCACAGGTAATATCTCCCAGTGGTAATACTTAAGCAAGTATTGAACCCTTCTTCCCCAGCGGTTAGTGAAAGTCGTGCAATCTGAATTCCTGATTGGTGGTGTGTCCCATCTGCATCGCCATTGAGCCAGTGCACACCTTGCTCCACAGCCTGACAAATGCTTCACTTCATGTCAGCATCGTCCAGCCAATCCAGTGAACACCCTACGTGTGTAATTCCTTACCACTTCAATCAATAGAGTGCTGTCAAAAACGCAGCTCTTCTAATACCAACTTAGTACCATGATCTGACAACGTCCATTTGGCAGTATAGAAACTGGGGCAGcaggaccattcagcccttcgaccctgctgtaccattcaccacaatcatggctgatcatccaacggAATTTCCTGTTTCCGTTTTCCCCCACATCCTTGATCCCATCagtcccaagtgctatatccaattCCTTGAAAtcctcaaaactgaaagaaccgtggatgctgtaaatcaggaacaaaaacaacattgctggaaaagctcagcagctctggcagcatctgtagaggagaaaacagttaacgttttgggtccggcaAATcgtcctcagaactgttctgaggaagggtcaccggacctgaaatgttcactctgttttttccttcacagatgctgccagacctgctgagcttttctagcaactttgttcttgttccttga
Coding sequences within it:
- the LOC125464730 gene encoding class A basic helix-loop-helix protein 9-like; the protein is MLGVSVSMDQPSAAYRSKAGVEPLPYSDGKAPPAAQGHRADPPVKTSRRGPEEDSRARRRSRPVRSKARRIAANVRERKRILDYNQAFNALRLSLRHDLNGKRLSKIATLRRAIHKISSLSLFLLSSPAQRWPCDHSECRRLPRFAAETPHAGGEPRQLHSSSPPHYPPGAPASPFYFQQPPSDGPREQGTVPSPQCYSATGSYQFGVKATCHQNHLEALVDSSPAPLTWQFNYFPGTSYQQTLPMH